In one Deltaproteobacteria bacterium genomic region, the following are encoded:
- a CDS encoding endonuclease codes for MHIRILTWNIHKCIGGLDRRYDPERVRAVIAHYDPHFALLQEVDDDAPRSNHDRQVDLLGDALGMRVRTYFPNVRVRRGGQYGNAILAKFPLTDTQNIDLTIPLKKRRSVLHARFRVRLNGMRGKRTRTLHIYNMHLGLSGAERKIQLRKFLDSHPFVGLHGDTPIVVGGDLNDVWGTLGPKLLEPAGFRAMPTRLRTFPAYAPVRALDAIYVRGRLAFRNVFRGQTDLAKRASDHLPLIADLEIT; via the coding sequence GTGCACATTCGCATACTGACCTGGAACATCCACAAATGCATCGGCGGGCTCGACCGCCGCTACGATCCGGAACGCGTCCGCGCGGTGATCGCCCACTACGATCCCCACTTTGCGCTGCTTCAGGAAGTCGACGACGACGCGCCGCGGTCGAACCACGACCGCCAGGTCGACTTGCTCGGTGACGCGCTCGGCATGCGCGTACGCACGTACTTCCCAAACGTACGCGTCCGCCGCGGCGGTCAGTACGGCAACGCGATCCTGGCGAAGTTCCCTCTGACCGATACGCAGAACATCGACCTGACGATACCGCTCAAGAAGCGAAGGAGCGTGCTCCACGCGCGGTTCCGCGTGCGGCTCAACGGCATGCGCGGCAAACGGACTCGCACGCTGCACATTTACAACATGCACCTGGGCCTGTCGGGTGCCGAACGCAAGATCCAACTGCGCAAATTTCTCGACAGCCACCCGTTCGTCGGGTTGCACGGCGACACGCCCATCGTCGTCGGCGGCGACCTCAACGATGTGTGGGGTACGCTCGGCCCCAAGTTGCTCGAGCCGGCCGGTTTTCGCGCGATGCCCACCCGGCTGCGGACGTTTCCCGCCTACGCGCCGGTCCGCGCACTCGACGCGATCTACGTGCGCGGCCGACTCGCGTTCCGCAACGTGTTCCGCGGCCAGACGGACCTCGCCAAGCGGGCATCGGATCATTTGCCGCTGATTGCCGATCTGGAAATCACGTGA